The genomic segment atatacacagatggctcagtcaccaaagaccagtctggttggggattcactgcgaaacaaaatgggaaaacaatttgggaagagaatgctgcctacaaagtcacaacctccagcctaacgatggaagttgaagctgcgacacatgccctccagtggctatcgtccatccatacgcccggaaaccaacatgccatgattctaaccgactttaatgtaagaagagaggaaaaggaaaaggagtgTTTAGGTCATGCTGGGTAGGTTTggagaggtggtggatgttctttCAAAAGAAATGTGGACAGACGTTGAGCAAAAGAacgacatacatgcatacatacatgcatacataaacacatctgCAACATAGAAATGTATGTTTTCTGATTTACCCGGAAGGGAAAGGTGGCAAGAGGCACGAAAAAAGGCCGCCTGGATGAACCCTGCTTGGCAATCACCTGCTCAACTTGGGATTGCAACAGCGCCCCGAACTGTACCTCGTTCAGGCCTTGACGGACACAATGATAcatggatgaacgaatggatggatATATGAATTgatggaacagaatggaatatgataagataaaacagaacagaaaggataTATTCAAAATTGGTTAGAATAGCTCCTGGATCACATAAACATGGATACGTTTGAAATGAGTCAAAATAGCTCTGGGATCAATCAAAATAGTTCCTGAATCACAGAGACAGGGGTACCATCAACATTGCGACTTACACATGGCCAATGCTTATTCAGAGAATAAACTAAGCACTTCAGAAAGACAGAGTCATTTGTACAAACAGGATGCCTGCATGGTATaattgactgacagctgcctttaggtgcttTTGACGTGCGCTGTgtgaatgctgcacatgggacctcggtttattgactAATGACTAGGTCctgtccaccactcaaggtaaagTGGACCGGGAAAAAGGTCTTGCAAGTGTGGGATCAAAGTCAGTGCTGTCTCACCTTGTGGGTCCCAGGTTCGGTCCACATAAGTGACAGGCAGACCGGTGATGTTGGGTAAGGTTTGCAAGGGACCAGCGTCGATGCCAAAACGGGCAAAGAAATGAGGTCCCGTCTCCGCGGGTATGGGAGGCACGGTGAGGACGGCATCAGGAGGCAGGCTGAGATCCATCACGGcctggctgttgtgtgtgtgtgtgtgtgtgtgtgaacagaatcgAATCGAATAGAACAGAATTGTATAAAGATTTaaatgtcatgaaaccttaaggtttataagactcAAGTACATaggtaaatagataataattaaaCTATGAATTGggacagcattcataaacaaattttactaatcttgtttgtatatattgaaatgattgaaacgtacacatacgcacacgcgcgtgcgcgctcaacacgcaggcgcacgcgcgcgtgtgcgcgcgtgcgcacacacaaaacgaaacatgCACACgaacgggcacacacgcaacacacacagagttgttacactctgaatgtaatagtatcttacccacatgtttttctttttacataataattgatgtgtgcatggtgataagtgaagggtgtgtcagtttttttgttttgttttttttttttgttttttgttgttgttttttgctgacgggcattttattttaagtgagcctaaagaaaattttctctttttggttgaagcagataataaagtatattgaactgaattgaattgaattgaaattaatcatctgttagcatcaaaacattcataaacaaattttcctaatcttgttgactcacttgtgtaaacaaagtgagtctatgttttaacacggtgttcggttctctctctctctctctctctctctctctctctctgtgtgtgtgtgtgtgtgtgtttgtgtgtgtctgtgtctgtgtgtccgtggtaaacattaacattgccattttctctgcaaatactttgtcagttgacaccacattaggcataaaaacaggaaaaattcagttctttccactcattttgtttaaaacaatattgcacctctgggatgggcacaaaaaataattaaaaaaagccaaattatatgcaaactgcatttactgttatatttatatatttttttttattctctaaacttggcactttgatatgatattctgacacaagaacaggagcagtcatttttatcattttttgttcaaacagtaacttcttttgctaagcatggaagttttatttattttgcaaacgttttggtgcagatagtaaaaaaagggaaattaatatgtaattaatgctaggggacttaatttgctttaaactgatctttctcatcttaaacattacattttgaaattatactcaatacataaaaagcttgtttgttttactctcggtgtacagggctttcactatgttcattcgcccaagtggtctttttcggaaaatactaaaatcaatacgacgagtggactttatagatctattggctgagccctgaagatcatgggcaaaaatcaattgcgtacacatattcaaagcgcgtgctcatattcttcgcgaacgcgaacgacgccattttgtttcaagttgttgacctgcccgttcagtcctatattctatcgacaatacacgataacatgtgatggaaagttggagaaggagaccgtgaaATATTTATTCagtgaaagatttgtgaacgcctcatcacttactggattatgtcccaaactgccataaagatatccacagAAGCAGTCGGAagcagtcggaattcacagttaaaaatttcAATTTTGTACTCTGCTATTATTTATTGATGAGAAAAGTTTCTGGTAACTGAATTATGTCAATCCAATATGTAATGATAAGGCATACCATTATCAACTTATTGCAAATCTGCCCAATGTActtaacacaggaagcaccatagatTTCTTTTGTGTACACCAAGTATTTGCTTACTTGATTTAATGTGTAATTTCTCATGTTTTCCAAGTGTTGTTCAGACCTTTATAAAGACCTTCGTTGATTTCATTCACAAGATCAtttgtgtattgttttctttcgtcttaaTATTCTATTATAGATTTTACGCTTGGAAAAAATATTCTGGCATAGCAATTTAGTATATGGCTGCCTATCTATAggatttttttaaagctttttttattttcccatttttataactcatggacaattgacatgatgacataaatgaataaatgaatatattgggaaaagagaaaagacaaatctgacaaaaacatagtaacaataggaaaataaaacaaaaacaaacaacaacataaaaaccaataataaaaaaaacaaaacaaaaaaaacaccccaaaaaaccacacacataattgatatacacatataacattctaagcaaaaacaactgagaatgtttgaataagtcattttaaataagtcttcaaaCATAGTAATAGATTTCTATATCCCTACATATAAATTTGCACCATTTTTTCGACATcttagttgtgttttatttctatacatggtttgaaatattgtttttatatgttgtttataattaaaggtaagtatggcaaccattttattttgaagctgtgtgtttcacatgcgatcttagcgttatattcttcgattttgtatcttgaaacaatgtaatgttcaaaagcgtgaatatttggaaggcatttatctaacttTCATTTATATTAATGaatcttccccaggaggattaatAAATCAAGCGCTGAGTCTGTCTTTCAAGCACTGAGTCTGTCTtcatatcagcatggaaaccaaGCAGTATTATACATTCACTGAATTTCAAATTctcacacactgtacagtttatTTTTAATAGTTCTTCTAGACTGATCCAAAAGCGTTTCGAGTAATGGCATCGCCAGAATATATGTTCAACACTATCTTTAACttctaaacaaaaatcacaatcagTACTGTTTACAATTCCCATTTCCTTTAAAACAACATTCGTTCCAATGATTCTATGTAATATACGAAATTGTAGCCACCTTAGTTTTATGTCTTTAATTTTATTAAGTTTGTTATAAGCTTTTACCCAACTAATATTTGTTCCCAGTTTCTCAGACCACTTATGGCAGGATTTCGGGATTGTGTCATCAAATGCTAGGACATCATAGTATCGCTGTGATCCTTTAGGTGTCGAGTATATTACTTTTAATGCCCTTATGTATCAGGAAAACTGTGGGTTGTTGGAACATTAAGACCTACCTGTTCCATGTATTTTTTGATTGCTCTTGAGCAACCAATGTACGCCAAAAAATGTACATTCAGTTCATATTTTCCACAAAATTCGTTTTCTGTAAGAAagtgtccattatcattcaggAAATGCGaaacacagtatacacctttatcAACCCCGTTTTTATGATTTATTGTACTATTTCCAATCTTAAATTTTTCGTTACAGAAGACTGGTTCTGACAGAAGGTCAATATCTGATTTAGGTGTAACCTCACAACAAAATTCTCTGTAAGCCATGAAAGTGTGTTTccaaaatgaattattattacatttacgCAATGCATACATGGGTCCATATCTTTCTAATTCAGTGAAAAATGGGAACATTTCAATTgaaatgtttttccatttatgcTTTGTAATTTTAAATCTTCTTATCCAAGTCAGTTTTAATGCTTGAATATATTTTCTTATGTCTGGTATGTTTAAACCACCTTCtttaacactttttgttgctgcttttctattcactttgtctctttttccattCCATATGAACTGAAAACACATTTTCTGGCAGCTATTAATAAAATCACCAGGATGATTTAGGAGCAATATAGGtgtgatatttctttttatccatattttgAATAAGGACTTCAGTTCGGAGAGTTTCTCTCCTAATATATTAAAATCTTTCTGGATTCCATTTAATGTTTAGATGttgcatatattttgtttttgaattttttttaatttcctaatcatatagcttgtgttttttgtgtgttcatgaaaAGTCCTGAAAACTTGCCGAATTGTTCTACATGTCGAATAGATCTTTCAAACGATAAACGGTCCCCAGTATTCATCAACTGTGCATCGTCAGCAAATTGTGATATTTTATGGTCCTTTATCATTTATCTTTATACCTTTTATATCTTTATCCTCTCTAATCATAATAGCTAAAATTTCTACACATAATATAAACAAATAGGGAGAGAGTGGGTCACCCTGTCTACAACCTCTTTCTACAAAGAACCATTCTGTCGTTTCACTGTTGACTATAACAGTTGACTTTATTCTGTTATAAAATGTTTGTATCCATCTACATATATTGTCTCCAAATCCTTATGAGCTCAAAGCTTTAAACAAAAAGTTCCAATCAAGTGAATCAaacgctttctcaaaatctaagcAAATCAGAAGTCCAGGTAATTGTCGTGTTTCTAGGTAATCAGTTAAATCGTATATGAGTCTTATATTGTCTCCCATGTATCTGTTTGCAACAAAACCTGTCTGGTCTTCGTCAACTAATTTTGTAAGAACCATCTTTATTCTATTTGCAATGCACGTCGATCCAATTTTATATAAAACATTTAGAAGTGAGATGGGTCTCCAGTTCTTTATATATTCTTTAGATGTGTCTGGTTTCGGGATACACGTTATGATTCCTTCTTTCTGAGTGGCCGAAAGTTCTCCATCTTTCATTGATTGGTTCAGAGCACGCACTACAAAAGGACCCAGtttattccccccaaaaaagttatAAAATTCCGCTCTAAATCCATCTGTGCCAGGACTCtttccatttttcatattttttaacgCTAAACTAGCTTCTTCTAAGCTTATTTCTCCTTCCAACAAATTACTTTCATCATCTGATAGTATAGGCAGCTCACTAACTAAATACCTTATATTGCATGCATCAAAAgttttctgtgtgtatacatttctATGATAAGAATTAACTTCTTAATTTATCTTTATTGGTTCTTTTGTTAGTGTTCCATTATGATCTGTCAGTTTGACCATGCTCTTATTCACATAATGTCTTTTTTCCAAATTACAAAAATAATTGGTtaccttttctccttctgctatccattTTGATCTTGATCTCAATATAATGccttgtatctttttctctctcaaaggctctaattcctgatgtttttcttttaacaatttcatatcttcttctgttctgttttctttttttcccccaaaagatCAATTCCttttcatatttcttcttctttttcttttgcattctttttcttcattgtggTATAAGCTATAGTTTTAGATCTTATTTTCATGAGCATGAAGTCTATGAATACCTTATCTGAGACTATTAATTCAATGTTCATAGACGAAATTCTCTGAAGGGTCTCCgtattgtgctgttctgtagACTATTCGCATATAATTTCATCTATTAGTTTATTAATTTCATCTATAAACTGCTTATCTCTGAGTAAACtacagttaaatttccaaaatgtattACGTTTTATATTTTTACCAAATTTTAGTTTCAAAATAATCATTGAGTGGTCTTTTCTATACTCTGGTATAATATCTGTGTCTTCAAAATTATACAAAATATCTTcttatataagaaaaaaatcaagtctaCTTTGTTTTATATGTGAGCTTCTTCTCCATGCAAAACGCTTAAGCTGTGAGTTATTTTCTCGCCAAACATCTGTTAAGTTCTGTAATCAAGTTTTCTACACTATTCTTTGCTTTTGGGTTATTGATGTTACTATAATTGTCGTAATCTTGATAAGGATCAAAAACCAAATTCCAGTCACCCACTAACATTGTGGCATGATTGTCATATGTCaatattttttcctttaaattttCATAAAAGTTTGGATCATCTTTATTTGGACCGTAGACGTTTACCAACAGAATATCTTTTCCCATAGTTTTTAGGGATATCATTATAAAGTttccatttgtatttctttctattttgttgatttcaaattcaaaattgttattcaACGGTATTACCACTCCCCTTGCATTTGATTTATAGGATGCAAAAAGGCATTGATATCCCCATTCTGATTTGATATATGTTACTGTTTTTGTAGTAAAATGTGTATCTTGTAAGCAGTAGATGTTGTATGATCTATTTCTAAGGAaatgaaacacatctcttcttttcttcagatcTCTTAGTCCCTGACAATTCAGGGACGATATCGTTATGTTTGTCATATTTAGCTTATTATAGTTGTATGATAATAATCAGCTGAATTGCACAGTAAGGATATTTTCATATGCAATGCTAATATTTTCTTTAACTAACTTATAATTTACAAGACTCAATGGTGATGCCGTCATTGTTTTCACAGCCACTGTACTAAAGCGATATTGGTATAACATTGGGTAACAAAAACAGTATATCATGTACGTCCACAAGTGCACATATTTGTGGCCTGGGAAAATAGACATCAGATAAGATACAATAAATATCACTGAAGAATAAAAATGTATACACGTGTAAAGAAAATGACATATGATATACACTGAAAAAAGGAGAATTGTCTGAACTACGGCTCGCGAGCTATAGCGCAGTCTCtctgcttgttcttttttttgttccgtTCCTTCTCTCTTCACAGATCCGAGACCAGAGCCTATGAATAGAGGATGAGTtcctggcattgtgtgtgtgtgcgcgcgtgtgcgcgcgcgtgagtctaAGTATGCACGTGTACGCGGGCGCACCTGTGCTCGtggatattaaaaaaacccaaccaaccaaacaaacaaaaaactttctcGGTTACAGCGGCTAAGTACAAACCTAACATCTGTTCAGTCTGCAAGcattcttgaaaaaaacaacgataaaaaacaacaacaacaacaacaacaacaacaacaacacacacacacacacacacacacacacagatatatatatatatatatatatatatatatatatatatacacatacacacacacacacacatatatatatatatatttatatacacatacatatacattcacacacacacacacacacacacacacacacacatatatatatatatatatatatatatgtgtacacacacacacacacatatcgtgtGGTTGTTCAAATTCATGACATGCGTGCATTTGGTTCTTTCTTGTAACGAGTGGCAGCACTTgtatatgcgtgagtgtgtgtgtatgcgcgcgcgtgcgcgcatgtgtaatATGGCATGTCCAAATGTCTGAGTGCAGATGAACTTTAGTTAACATTGCAAAAAGCTGTGCCAGCGTCCTCAGCATACAATTGTGTCATCAGCATAGCGAAccttaaccaaacaaacaataaagcaattaatcaatcaagaaaaaaacaatcaatttCTGAACCAACCATGTACTTAAGCATACATATAGCATAATAAAAAGTATGCTCAGTTCGAATCACCCACGAACTCCACAAATCTTAGGaagtagaaataataataatgattataaaaaaagataataaaaaaaaaaagaaaaaaagaaaaaagttacatgCCAGTCTAAGGAAAAAGTGGAAAGTGTACATAACTTAACATGTAATGTCCATGACAAAATTTTGTGCTCTGAAGAAACATTTCGaagtgacccccttcagtaaaatactactactactactactactaatagtaataataataacaaaataataataaaataaaccgcATACATAGCATCAAACGTCCATGACAAAAACATTTGCATTTTGAAGTGACATCCTACAGTTAGTTAATGGTCCAGCGTGAAAA from the Babylonia areolata isolate BAREFJ2019XMU chromosome 21, ASM4173473v1, whole genome shotgun sequence genome contains:
- the LOC143296246 gene encoding uncharacterized protein LOC143296246; the protein is MDLSLPPDAVLTVPPIPAETGPHFFARFGIDAGPLQTLPNITGLPVTYVDRTWDPQGLNEVQFGALLQSQVEQVIAKQGSSRRPFFVPLATFPFRMMFFWAIDDCEAAGDLTFLSDSLGGPSGIKSTVMKLFLICSNAEQI